In the genome of Monodelphis domestica isolate mMonDom1 chromosome 2, mMonDom1.pri, whole genome shotgun sequence, one region contains:
- the CFB gene encoding complement factor B yields the protein MASLPITMKKKSWARLCVLPLFLGLLAAGVSSAPSEPNKTCPLEGIEIAGGSFQVLKDGQFLEYTCPPGYYPYPMKIRNCKPWGAWSALQTNTKKIVKKAECRAIQCPGPEDFENGDFWPRKRFYNISEEISFHCYDGYNLRGSVNRTCQSTGRWDGHTTICDNGAGYCQDPGIPIGTRKAGRQYRPEDSVTYHCGQGLTLQGSQKRTCMEDGSWSGTEPSCRDSFMYDTPEEVSAAFISSLTETIEGADADDEYSPGGQQNRKIVLDPAGSMNIYLVLDASDSIGKNNFTGAKKCLSSLIDKVASYGVEPRYAVVTYATEAKAVVKLSDKESSNADWVKQELEKIKYSDHRLKAGTNTKKALTMLYEMMILQESQNDINWNKTRHVIVLMTDGNYNMGGDPVAAIEQIREFLDIGRNRKNPRENYLDVYVFGIGPLVDQEKINALASKKDGEKHVFKVKDMEDLENVFYMMIDESKALSLCGIAWGRHKSGRHEAQPWHVSINVIRPSAGKESCKGAVVSEYYVLTAAHCFNVDDQAHNVKVDAGGVQNREVDSVYFHPDYDINRKKAEGIAEFYDYDIALVKLKKKFIFTKDLRPICLPCTEPTTRALRLPLSTTCQQHEKELLPEKNVKALFVFEDKNNLMQKEVYIKNGEMKASCERDALKAQGYEKVRDISDVVTPRFLCTGGSSPHADPNTCKGDSGGPLIIHKKSRFIQVGVISWGVVDVCKRPNKAIPSHARDFHVNLFQVLPWLREKLKDEDLAFL from the exons ATGGCCTCTCTTCCCATCACTATGAAGAAGAAATCGTGGGCCAGGCTCTGTGTTCTTCCCTTGTTCCTAGGACTTCTAGCTGCTG GCGTGAGCTCAGCACCATCTGAGCCCAACAAAACATGTCCTCTGGAGGGAATAGAGATCGCAGGTGGCTCTTTTCAAGTTCTCAAGGATGGCCAGTTTCTGGAATACACGTGCCCACCTGGCTACTACCCTTATCCCATGAAGATCCGTAATTGCAAGCCTTGGGGGGCCTGGAGTGCCCTGCAGACCAACACTAAGAAGATAGTTAAAAAAGCTGAGTGCAGGG CAATCCAATGTCCAGGCCCCGAGGACTTTGAGAATGGTGACTTCTGGCCAAGAAAACGCTTCTACAATATAAGTGAAGAGATCTCTTTCCATTGCTATGATGGGTATAACCTACGTGGCTCCGTCAATCGTACCTGCCAGTCCACTGGCCGTTGGGATGGACATACAACTATCTGTGATAATGGTG CGGGTTACTGCCAGGACCCTGGCATCCCCATTGGAACAAGGAAGGCAGGCAGACAATACCGACCTGAGGATAGTGTCACCTACCACTGTGGCCAAGGGCTCACCTTACAAGGCTCCCAGAAGCGCACCTGCATGGAAGACGGATCCTGGAGTGGCACAGAGCCCTCTTGCCGAG ACTCTTTCATGTATGATACTCCGGAGGAGGTGTCTGCTGCCTTCATCTCTTCTCTGACAGAGACCATTGAAGGGGCTGATGCAGATGATGAGTATAGCCCAG GGGGGCAGCAGAATCGGAAGATTGTCCTGGACCCTGCAGGATCCATGAACATCTACCTAGTGCTAGATGCATCAGATAGCATTGGCAAGAACAACTTCACAGGAGCCAAAAAGTGTCTCAGCAGCCTTATTGACAAG GTGGCGAGTTATGGTGTGGAGCCACGGTATGCAGTAGTGACCTATGCCACAGAAGCCAAAGCTGTGGTCAAACTGTCAGATAAGGAAAGCAGTAATGCAGACTGGGTCaagcaggagctggagaagaTCAAATACTCAG ATCACCGATTAAAGGCAGGGACGAACACAAAAAAGGCACTAACAATGTTGTATGAGATGATGATCCTACAGGAGTCCCAAAATGATATTAATTGGAATAAAACACGCCACGTGATCGTGCTCATGACTGACG GAAATTACAACATGGGAGGGGACCCTGTGGCTGCTATTGAGCAGATCCGAGAGTTTCTGGATATTGGAAGGAACCGTAAAAACCCAAGGGAAAATTATTTGG ATGTCTATGTATTTGGAATTGGTCCCCTTGTTGACCAGGAGAAGATCAATGCTTTGGCTTCAAAGAAGGATGGAGAAAAGCATGTGTTCAAAGTTAAGGACATGGAAGACCTAGAGAATGTCTTCTACATGATGATTG ATGAAAGTAAAGCTCTAAGTCTGTGTGGGATAGCATGGGGACGCCACAAAAGTGGACGCCATGAAGCACAACCCTGGCATGTCTCCATCAATGTTATT CGACCCTCTGCAGGAAAAGAGTCCTGTAAAGGGGCTGTGGTATCAGAATACTATGTGCTGACAGCTGCCCATTGCTTCAATGTGGATGACCAGGCCCATAATGTCAAGGTTGATGCAG GAGGTGTGCAGAACAGGGAGGTAGACAGTGTCTATTTCCACCCTGATTATGACATCAATAGAAAAAAAGCTGAAGGGATTGCTGAATTCTATGACTATGACATTGCCCTCGTCAAGCTCAAGAAGAAGTTCATATTCACAAAAGACCTCCG ACCCATCTGTCTTCCATGCACAGAGCCAACAACTCGGGCTTTGAGGCTCCCATTATCAACCACGTGCCAACAACATG agaaagaattgctgcCTGAAAAGAATGTCAAAGCTCTATTTGTGTTTGAGGACAAGAACAACTTGATGCAGAAGGAAGTATACATAAAGAATGGGGAAATG AAAGCCAGCTGTGAACGAGATGCCCTCAAAGCCCAAGGCTATGAGAAAGTAAGGGATATCTCTGATGTAGTAACACCCCGATTCCTCTGCACTGGGGGATCAAGTCCTCACGCTGACCCCAACACCTGTAAAG GGGATTCTGGTGGTCCACTTATTATTCACAAGAAAAGCCGTTTCATTCAA GTGGGTGTGATTAGCTGGGGTGTGGTAGATGTCTGCAAACGACCCAACAAAGCCATTCCCTCCCACGCCCGTGACTTCCACGTCAACCTCTTCCAAGTATTGCCTTGGCTTCGGGAGAAACTGAAGGATGAGGATCTAGCCTTCTTGTGA
- the NELFE gene encoding negative elongation factor E: MLVLPPGLSEEEEALQKKFSKLKKKKKALLALKKQSNSSTASQGGVKRSLSEQPVVDTATATEQAKQLVKSGAISAIKAETKNSGFKRSRTLEGKLKDPEKGPAPTFQPFQRSISADDDLQESSRRPQRKSLYESFVSSSDRLRELGPDGEESEGPGGGDGPPRSFDWGFEERSGPPSSASPPRSRSRDRSHERNRDRDRDKDRDRDRDRDRDKDRDRDRERDRDRERDRDRDRDRDRDRDRDRDRDRDRDRDRDRDRDRDREGPFRRSDSFPEYRGPRKGNTLYVSGTDMTPTLLRGAFSPFGNIIDISMDPPRNCAFVTYEKMESADQAIAELNGTKVESVQLKVSIARKQPMLDAATGNSVWGSLAVQSSPKGCHRDKRTQIVYNDDVYKENLVDGF, translated from the exons ATGTTGGTGCTGCCCCCAGGACTGAGTGAGGAAGAAGAAGCATTGCAGAAGAAATTCAGCAAACTCAAGAAAAAG AAAAAAGCATTATTGGCTCTTAAGAAGCAGAGTAATAGTAGCACAGCTAGCCAAGGAGGCGTCAAACGCT CTCTGTCAGAGCAACCCGTGGTAGACACAGCCACAGCAACAGAACAGGCTAAACAACTGGTAAAATCAGGTGCCATCAGTGCCATTAAAGCAGAAACTAAGAATTCTGGCTTCAAGCGGTCACGGACTCTGGAAGggaaattgaag GACCCAGAGAAGGGCCCAGCCCCGACTTTTCAACCATTTCAGCGAAGCATCTCAGCTGATGATGACTTGCAGGAG tCATCCAGACGTCCCCAGAGGAAATCTCTATATGAGAG CTTTGTGTCATCCAGTGATCGGCTTCGGGAACTAGGACCAGATGGGGAGGAATCAGAAGGTCCAGGGGGTGGTGATGGCCCTCCTCGAAGTTTTGACTGGGGCTTTGAGGAACGGAGTGGTCCCCCCTCTTCAGCCTCCCCACCCCGAAGCCGAAGTCGAGATCGAAGCCATGAGAGGAACCGAGATCGGGACAGAGACAAGGACCGGGATCGGGACAGGGACCGGGATCGGGACAAGGACCGGGACAGGGACAGAGAACGGGACAGGGACAGAGAACGGGATAGGGACCGAGACAGGGACCGAGACCGAGACAGGGACCGAGACCGAGATCGGGACAGAGATCGGGACCGGGATCGGGACAGAGACCGAGACCGGGATCGAGAGGGCCCTTTCCGAA GGTCTGATTCATTCCCTGAGTACCGAGGCCCACGTAAGGGGAACACCTTGTATGTATCTGGAACAGATATGACACCCACTCTACTTCGTGGAGCCTTCTCACCCTTTGGAAACATCATTGACATTTCCATGGACCCACCCCGAAA CTGTGCCTTTGTCACCTATGAGAAGATGGAATCAGCAGATCAAGCAATAGCCGAG CTCAACGGGACCAAGGTAGAATCTGTGCAACTCAAGGTTAGCATCGCTCGTAAGCAGCCCATGCTAGATGCTGCCACTGGCAATTCTGTCTGGGGCTCCCTTG CTGTACAAAGCAGCCCTAAGGGCTGCCATCGGGACAAGAGGACTCAGATTGTCTACAATGATGATGTCTATAAAGAAAACCTTGTGGATGGATTCTAG